The following are encoded together in the Triticum aestivum cultivar Chinese Spring unplaced genomic scaffold, IWGSC CS RefSeq v2.1 scaffold46053, whole genome shotgun sequence genome:
- the LOC123172503 gene encoding pollen-specific leucine-rich repeat extensin-like protein 3, translated as MERSTSPFSMVRSVAILALICCSLSCPAAARVALDGGREQGIPPPPVAGNPVEVPSPGFLPPPPPPGSPVNTPCPSTPNHATPLRPAYGNPVAPSPSVPIPPPPILVGRNQLATPIPSVPSPPLPPVQVPVSTPCYSIPIHVPPVPEMSAPTPHRKTLQHVVKNIR; from the exons ATGGAGCGTTCTACTTCTCCTTTTTCCATGGTACGCAGTGTTGCGATCCTTGCTCTCATATGCTGTTCCTTGTCATGCCCGGCAGCGGCCCGAG TTGCTCTTGACGGTGGCCGAGAACAAGGGATACCTCCGCCGCCGGTGGCCGGGAACCCGGTGGAAGTTCCAAGTCCTGGATTCcttcctccgccaccgccgcctgggAGCCCTGTGAACACGCCGTGTCCTTCAACCCCTAATCATGCGACGCCATTGCGACCCGCGTACGGGAACCCGGTGGCTCCAAGTCCTTCAGTGCCTATTCCGCCGCCGCCCATTCTCGTGGGCAGGAACCAGCTGGCGACTCCAATTCCTTCAGTCCCTAGTCCTCCGCTGCCGCCAGTGCAGGTGCCGGTGAGCACACCGTGTTATTCAATACCTATTCACGTGCCGCCAGTGCCGGAGATGTCGGCACCGACACCACACCGCAAGACACTGCAACATGTTGTTAAGAACATCCGTTAA